The Vulpes vulpes isolate BD-2025 chromosome 8, VulVul3, whole genome shotgun sequence genome has a window encoding:
- the CS gene encoding LOW QUALITY PROTEIN: citrate synthase, mitochondrial (The sequence of the model RefSeq protein was modified relative to this genomic sequence to represent the inferred CDS: inserted 1 base in 1 codon; substituted 1 base at 1 genomic stop codon) — MALLTAAARVFRAKNASCLVLAARHASASSTNLKDILADLIPKEQARIKTFRQQHGKTVVDQITVDMMYGGMRGMKGLVYETSVLDPDEDIHFRGYSIPECQKLLPKAKGSEEPLPEGLFWLLVTRQIPTEEQVSWLSKEWAKRAALPSHVVTMLDSFPTNLHPMSQLSPAIXALNSESNFARAEGICRTKYWELIYEDCMDLITKLPCVAAKIYQNLYREGSNIGAIDSKLDWSHNFTNMLGYTDAQFTELMRLYLTIHSDHEGGNVSAHTSHLVGSALSDPYLSFAAAMNGLAGPLHGLENQEVLVWLTQLQKEVGKDVSDEKLRDYIWNTLNSGWVVPGYGHAVLRKTDPRYTCQQEFALKHLPHDSMFKLVAQLYKIVPNVLLEQGKAKNPWPSVDAHSGVLLQYYSMTEKNYYTVLFVVSRALGVLAQLIWSXALGFPLERPKSMSTDGPMKFVDS, encoded by the exons ATGGCTCTACTCACTGCGGCCGCCCGGGTCTTCCGAGCCAAGAATGCATCTTGTCTTGTTCTTGCCGCTCGGCATGCCAGTGCCTCCTCTACAAATTTGAAAGACATATTGGCAGACTTGATACCCAAGGAGCAGGCCAGAATAAAGACCTTCAGGCAGCAACATGGCAAGACAGTAGTGGACCAAATCACTGTGGACATGATGTACGGTGGCATGAGAGGCATGAAGGGATTAGTATATGAAACATCAGTTCTTGATCCTGATGAGGACATCCATTTCCGAGGCTACAGTATCCCTGAGTGCCAGAAACTGCTGCCTAAGGCTAAAGGCAGTGAAGAACCCCTGCCAGAGGGCTTATTTTGGTTGCTGGTAACTAGACAAATCCCAACAGAGGAACAGGTGTCTTGGCTCTCAAAAGAGTGGGCAAAGAGGGCAGCTCTACCTTCCCATGTGGTCACCATGCTGGACAGCTTTCCTACCAATCTACACCCTATGTCTCAGCTTAGTCCAGCCA AAGCCCTCAACAGTGAAAGTAACTTTGCCAGAGCAGAGGGTATCTGCCGAACAAAGTACTGGGAGTTGATTTATGAAGATTGTATGGATCTGATCACAAAGCTACCTTGTGTTGCAGCAAAGATTTACCAGAATCTCTACAGAGAGGGCAGCAATATTGGGGCCATTGACTCTAAGCTGGACTGGTCCCACAATTTTACCAACATGTTAGGCTATACTGATGCTCAGTTCACTGAGCTCATGCGCTTGTACCTCACCATCCACAGTGACCATGAGGGAGGCAATGTAAGTGCCCATACCAGCCACCTGGTGGGCAGTGCCCTTTCAGACCCCTACCTGTCCTTTGCGGCAGCCATGAATGGGCTAGCAGGGCCCCTGCATGGTTTGGAAAATCAGGAAGTACTTGTTTGGCTGACACAACTACAGAAAGAAGTTGGCAAAGATGTGTCAGATGAGAAGTTACGAGACTACATATGGAACACACTGAACTCAGGATGGGTTGTCCCAGGCTATGGCCATGCAGTACTAAGGAAGACTGACCCACGATATACCTGTCAGCAAGAGTTTGCTCTGAAACACCTGCCTCATGACTCCATGTTTAAGCTGGTTGCTCAGCTGTACAAGATTGTACCCAATGTCCTGTTAGAGCAGGGCAAGGCCAAGAACCCTTGGCCCAGTGTAGATGCTCACAGTGGGGTGCTGCTCCAGTACTACAGCATGACAGAGAAGAATTACTACACAGTCCTGTTTGTGGTATCACGAGCACTGGGTGTACTCGCACAGCTCATCTGGAGCTGAGCCCTAGGCTTCCCACTAGAGAGGCCCAAGTCCATGAGCACAGATGGTCCAATGAAGTTTGTGGACTCTTAG